Proteins co-encoded in one Deltaproteobacteria bacterium genomic window:
- the accC gene encoding acetyl-CoA carboxylase biotin carboxylase subunit: MFRKILIANRGEIAVRVLRACKEMGVRTVAVFSEVDRRALHTRYADEAYCIGPAPARESYLVIDKIIDAARRSGAEAIHPGYGFLAENPLFADRCEKERIQLIGPSAYAMRTMGSKTLARKTVQAAGVPVVPGTVEPISTEDEVFRVAKEIGFPVMLKATAGGGGKGLRLVREESELRSSLRMAKSEAKSAFSDDSVYIEKYIENPRHVEVQILGDRHGNYVHLCERECSIQRRHQKVIEESPSVIITPETRAAMGKVAIEAARAVKYEGAGTIEFLVDRKRNFFFLEMNTRLQVEHPITEMVTGVDIVKEQIRVAAGEKLGVRQEDVKQTGHAIECRVYAEDPERGFMPCPGTVTSLRIPGGPGVRDDSGMYAGFEIPIYYDPIISKLVAWGKDRTEAIARMKRALAEYVVTGVKTTIPFHIRVMNNR; the protein is encoded by the coding sequence GTGTTCCGGAAGATCCTGATCGCCAACCGCGGCGAGATCGCCGTCCGCGTGCTGCGCGCCTGCAAGGAGATGGGGGTCCGGACGGTGGCCGTCTTCTCCGAGGTCGACCGCCGCGCCCTCCACACCCGGTACGCCGACGAGGCGTACTGCATCGGTCCGGCGCCCGCCCGCGAATCGTACCTGGTCATCGACAAGATCATCGACGCCGCGAGGCGGAGCGGCGCGGAGGCGATCCACCCCGGATACGGTTTCCTCGCCGAGAATCCGCTCTTCGCCGACCGGTGCGAGAAGGAAAGGATCCAGCTGATCGGGCCCTCGGCCTACGCGATGCGGACGATGGGATCCAAGACGCTCGCCCGGAAGACGGTCCAGGCGGCCGGGGTTCCGGTCGTGCCGGGGACGGTCGAGCCCATCTCGACGGAGGACGAGGTGTTCCGCGTCGCGAAGGAGATCGGTTTCCCCGTGATGCTGAAGGCCACGGCCGGCGGCGGCGGCAAGGGGCTGCGGCTCGTGCGGGAGGAATCGGAGCTGCGGTCGTCCCTCCGGATGGCGAAGTCGGAGGCCAAGTCCGCCTTCAGCGACGACTCGGTCTACATCGAGAAGTACATCGAGAACCCGCGCCACGTGGAGGTGCAGATCCTCGGGGACCGGCACGGGAACTACGTCCACCTGTGCGAGCGGGAGTGCTCCATCCAGCGGCGCCACCAGAAGGTGATCGAGGAGTCGCCGTCCGTCATCATCACCCCGGAGACCCGCGCCGCGATGGGGAAGGTCGCGATCGAGGCGGCGCGCGCGGTGAAGTACGAGGGGGCGGGCACCATCGAATTCCTCGTGGACCGCAAGCGGAACTTCTTCTTCCTCGAGATGAACACGCGGCTCCAGGTGGAGCACCCGATCACCGAGATGGTGACCGGCGTCGACATCGTGAAGGAGCAGATCCGCGTGGCGGCGGGGGAGAAGCTCGGGGTGCGGCAGGAGGACGTGAAGCAGACGGGGCATGCCATCGAATGCCGGGTGTACGCCGAGGACCCGGAGAGGGGCTTCATGCCGTGCCCGGGCACGGTCACGTCGCTGCGGATCCCGGGCGGCCCGGGCGTCCGGGACGACTCGGGGATGTACGCCGGGTTCGAGATCCCGATCTACTACGACCCGATCATCTCGAAGCTGGTCGCGTGGGGGAAGGACCGGACGGAGGCGATCGCCCGGATGAAGCGCGCGCTGGCCGAGTACGTGGTCACCGGGGTGAAGACCACCATCCCGTTCCACATCCGCGTGATGAACAACCG
- a CDS encoding methylmalonyl-CoA carboxyltransferase, with protein MSLQEKFEELRKRNALAVEGGGRKRIETQHAQGKLTARERIGLLLDPNTFVELDRFVQHRCADFEMEKFLGDGVVTGYGQVNGRLVYVFAQDFTVFGGSLSETYAQKICKIMDHASRNGAPVVGLNDSGGARIQEGVQSLAGYADIFLRNTIYSGVVPQISAIMGPCAGGAVYSPAITDFILMVKNTSYMFVTGPDVIKTVTHEEVTKENLGGAMSHNERSGVAHFAAEDEKECLYLIRELLSFVPQNNMEDPPAVTPKDSPDRADESLNSVVPDIPTKPYDIRDVVKKVVDDGNFFEIQEHYARNIVIGFARMNGRTVGITANQPAILAGCLDINSSIKGARFVRFCDAFNIPLLTFVDVPGFLPGTTQEYGGIIKHGAKLLYAFAEATVPKVTVITRKAYGGAYDVMASKHIRADVNFAFPTAEIAVMGPDGAVNIIFRKELVKSDNPDKTKAELVADYRDRFASPYKAAELGYIDEVIMPSETRPKVIKALEMLRNKRDSNPPRKHGNIPL; from the coding sequence ATGTCGCTCCAGGAAAAATTCGAGGAGTTGCGCAAGAGAAACGCCCTCGCGGTGGAAGGGGGCGGCCGGAAACGGATCGAGACCCAGCACGCGCAGGGAAAGCTGACCGCGCGGGAGCGGATCGGGCTCCTCCTCGACCCGAACACCTTCGTCGAGCTCGACCGGTTCGTCCAGCACCGGTGCGCCGATTTCGAGATGGAGAAGTTCCTCGGGGACGGCGTCGTCACCGGGTACGGCCAGGTCAACGGCCGCCTCGTGTACGTCTTCGCGCAGGACTTCACCGTGTTCGGCGGCTCCCTGTCCGAGACGTACGCCCAGAAGATCTGCAAGATCATGGACCACGCCTCCCGCAACGGGGCGCCGGTCGTGGGCCTGAACGATTCGGGCGGGGCGCGCATCCAGGAGGGGGTGCAGAGCCTCGCCGGGTACGCCGACATCTTCCTCCGCAACACCATCTATTCCGGCGTGGTCCCGCAGATCTCGGCGATCATGGGGCCGTGCGCCGGGGGCGCGGTCTACTCCCCCGCGATCACCGACTTCATCCTGATGGTCAAGAACACCTCGTACATGTTCGTCACCGGCCCCGACGTCATCAAGACGGTCACGCACGAGGAGGTCACCAAGGAGAACCTCGGCGGCGCCATGTCCCACAACGAGCGCAGCGGGGTGGCGCACTTCGCCGCGGAGGACGAGAAGGAGTGCCTCTACCTGATCCGCGAGCTCCTCTCCTTCGTTCCCCAGAACAACATGGAGGACCCCCCGGCCGTCACCCCGAAGGATTCCCCGGACCGCGCGGACGAGTCGCTGAACAGCGTGGTCCCCGACATCCCCACCAAGCCGTACGACATCCGGGACGTCGTGAAGAAGGTGGTGGACGACGGGAACTTCTTCGAGATCCAGGAGCACTACGCGAGGAACATCGTCATCGGCTTCGCGCGGATGAACGGGCGGACCGTCGGCATCACGGCGAACCAGCCGGCGATCCTGGCCGGCTGCCTCGACATCAACTCCTCCATCAAGGGGGCGCGCTTCGTCCGCTTCTGCGACGCCTTCAACATCCCGCTCCTCACCTTCGTGGACGTGCCGGGCTTCCTCCCGGGCACGACCCAGGAGTACGGCGGCATCATCAAGCACGGGGCGAAGCTCCTCTACGCCTTTGCCGAGGCCACGGTGCCCAAGGTGACCGTGATCACCCGGAAGGCGTACGGCGGGGCGTACGACGTCATGGCCTCCAAGCACATCCGGGCGGACGTGAACTTCGCCTTCCCCACCGCCGAGATCGCGGTGATGGGGCCCGACGGGGCGGTCAACATCATCTTCCGCAAGGAGCTCGTGAAGTCCGACAACCCGGACAAGACGAAGGCGGAGCTCGTCGCCGACTACCGGGACCGGTTCGCCTCCCCGTACAAGGCCGCGGAGCTGGGGTACATCGACGAGGTCATCATGCCGTCGGAGACGCGGCCCAAGGTCATCAAGGCGCTCGAGATGCTGAGGAACAAGCGCGACAGCAACCCGCCGCGCAAGCACGGCAACATCCCCCTGTAG
- a CDS encoding (Fe-S)-binding protein — MRDPDLKALTGLCAKCGTCRTVCTLYPERKAEIAVARGKVALVDAALSGEDPDAASIQEALTDCLLCGRCERACPNQVLVEEIVMKGRADLAEEIGIPAWKSVLFGKVMASPAATEAARMAAAAAERLLLAKVPTRSGLHYRFPEGIGGGRTVPELPAKGFIRSLRKREAVSGETMLFVGCVFDHVFPRVGRAAYETVKASGKTVAVFRDAACCGLPAMVSGDRRSASACVEENIRRLRAADPGEIVFPCGSCLLMFRRNVFSLIPRANPLYEDAVFVADRSVDYASFILSSGAVDRLPDPPEGERVGEIGYHDPCHLSGTLGKGPQARELLSRAVGDAFGEMAGADRCCGYGGTFNARDYPTSSRIGENKVSAAARGGTKVVSTACSGCILQMRDMAARVDPSVRVVHIAELVQYAFSGEREGARRR, encoded by the coding sequence GTGAGGGACCCCGACCTCAAGGCGCTGACCGGGCTGTGCGCGAAGTGCGGCACGTGCCGGACGGTTTGCACCCTCTACCCGGAACGGAAGGCGGAGATCGCGGTGGCCCGGGGGAAGGTGGCCCTGGTCGACGCGGCCCTGTCCGGGGAGGATCCCGACGCGGCGTCGATCCAGGAGGCGCTCACGGACTGCCTCCTGTGCGGGCGGTGCGAGCGGGCGTGCCCGAACCAGGTGCTCGTCGAGGAGATCGTCATGAAGGGGCGGGCCGACCTGGCGGAGGAGATCGGCATACCGGCGTGGAAGAGCGTCCTCTTCGGGAAGGTGATGGCCTCCCCCGCCGCGACGGAGGCCGCGCGGATGGCGGCGGCGGCCGCGGAGCGGCTCCTGCTGGCGAAGGTCCCCACCCGGAGCGGCCTCCACTACCGGTTCCCGGAAGGGATCGGGGGGGGGAGGACGGTCCCGGAGCTCCCGGCGAAAGGGTTCATCCGGTCGCTCCGCAAACGGGAGGCGGTGTCCGGCGAAACGATGCTCTTCGTCGGGTGCGTCTTCGACCACGTCTTCCCGCGGGTGGGACGAGCGGCGTACGAGACGGTGAAGGCGTCGGGAAAGACGGTGGCGGTGTTCCGGGACGCGGCGTGCTGCGGACTCCCGGCCATGGTTTCGGGCGACCGGCGCTCGGCGTCGGCGTGCGTGGAGGAGAACATCCGGCGCCTCCGCGCGGCGGATCCCGGGGAGATCGTCTTCCCGTGCGGGTCGTGCCTGCTCATGTTCCGGCGGAACGTGTTCTCGCTGATCCCCCGCGCGAATCCCCTGTACGAGGACGCGGTCTTCGTCGCCGACCGCTCGGTGGACTACGCGAGCTTCATCCTCTCGTCGGGGGCGGTCGACCGGCTGCCCGATCCTCCGGAAGGCGAGCGGGTCGGCGAGATCGGGTACCACGACCCGTGCCACCTGTCGGGCACGCTCGGGAAGGGACCGCAGGCGCGGGAGCTGCTCTCCCGGGCGGTCGGGGACGCGTTCGGAGAGATGGCCGGAGCCGACCGGTGCTGCGGGTACGGGGGCACCTTCAACGCGCGGGATTACCCCACCTCCTCCCGGATCGGGGAAAACAAGGTTTCGGCGGCGGCGCGCGGCGGCACGAAAGTGGTCTCGACCGCCTGTTCGGGCTGCATCCTGCAGATGCGGGACATGGCCGCACGGGTCGACCCTTCGGTGCGCGTCGTGCACATCGCGGAACTCGTCCAATACGCCTTTTCCGGGGAACGGGAGGGCGCCCGGCGTCGTTGA
- a CDS encoding FAD-binding protein produces the protein MHPEALSALGNLLGDRLRSSLETRICYSYDATGNRFLPDAVAFPVDAEEVRQVVLLANRHRFPVVPRGAGSGFSGGSLPVRGGVVLSTERMDRIVAIDPVNLYAVVEPGVVTENLKEAARKAGLFYPPDPASLKFSTIGGNIAECAGGMCAVKYGVTRDYVLGLEAVLGTGETVRTGVTTAKGVVGYDLTRLLVGSEGTLGIVTRATLRLVPLPQAAATLLALFPGNRASVCAVNAIVAARITPSAMELMDRTAIDCVQAAAPVALPEGTGSALLLEVDGTVESVARETDLLEETCRAGGALAVRRASDAPGRDELWKLRRSISPALRRIAPVKLNEDIVVPRSRLADMFEFLAELAERRRVRIVNFGHAGDGNIHVNILISGTDADETRRAEGAVEEVFRRTVEMGGTISGEHGVGISKAPFLEMEVGPLGGISKAPFLEMEVGPLGVSVMKRLKGCFDPNGILNPGKIFLDEAAVRG, from the coding sequence ATGCACCCTGAAGCCCTCTCCGCGCTCGGGAATCTGCTCGGCGACCGGTTGCGGAGCTCCCTCGAGACGCGCATCTGCTACTCGTACGACGCGACGGGAAACCGTTTCCTCCCCGACGCGGTCGCCTTCCCCGTCGACGCCGAGGAGGTGCGGCAGGTCGTCCTCCTCGCCAACCGCCACCGGTTCCCGGTGGTCCCCCGCGGCGCCGGCTCCGGGTTTTCCGGCGGCTCGCTCCCCGTCCGGGGCGGCGTCGTCCTGTCGACCGAGCGGATGGACCGGATCGTCGCGATCGACCCGGTGAACCTGTACGCGGTCGTCGAGCCGGGCGTGGTGACGGAGAACCTCAAGGAGGCGGCGCGCAAGGCGGGCCTCTTCTATCCTCCGGACCCGGCGTCGCTGAAATTCAGCACCATCGGCGGGAACATCGCGGAGTGCGCGGGCGGGATGTGCGCGGTGAAGTACGGCGTCACGCGCGACTACGTGCTCGGCCTCGAGGCGGTGCTCGGCACGGGGGAGACGGTCCGCACGGGCGTCACCACCGCGAAAGGAGTGGTCGGCTACGACCTGACGAGGCTGCTGGTCGGGTCGGAGGGGACGCTGGGGATCGTCACCCGGGCGACGCTTCGGCTCGTGCCGCTCCCGCAGGCGGCGGCGACGCTGCTGGCACTTTTCCCGGGCAACCGCGCGTCGGTTTGCGCGGTCAACGCGATCGTGGCCGCCCGGATCACCCCCTCCGCGATGGAGCTCATGGACCGGACCGCCATCGACTGCGTCCAGGCGGCGGCCCCGGTGGCGCTCCCCGAGGGGACCGGCAGCGCGCTCCTCCTGGAAGTGGACGGGACGGTGGAATCGGTCGCGAGGGAGACGGACCTCCTCGAGGAGACGTGCCGCGCCGGCGGGGCGCTGGCCGTCCGGCGAGCGTCCGACGCCCCGGGGAGGGACGAGCTGTGGAAGCTGCGGCGGTCGATCTCCCCGGCGCTTCGCCGGATCGCCCCGGTCAAGCTCAACGAGGACATCGTCGTGCCGCGCAGCCGCCTGGCGGACATGTTCGAGTTCCTCGCGGAGCTCGCGGAACGCCGAAGGGTGCGGATCGTGAATTTCGGCCACGCCGGGGACGGCAACATCCACGTGAACATCCTGATCTCCGGGACCGACGCGGACGAGACGCGGCGGGCGGAAGGAGCGGTGGAGGAGGTGTTTCGCAGGACCGTGGAGATGGGCGGCACGATCTCGGGCGAGCACGGGGTCGGGATCTCGAAGGCCCCGTTCCTCGAGATGGAGGTCGGCCCGCTGGGCGGGATCTCGAAGGCCCCGTTCCTCGAGATGGAGGTCGGCCCGCTGGGCGTCTCCGTGATGAAGCGGCTGAAAGGATGCTTCGACCCGAACGGGATCCTGAATCCCGGGAAGATCTTCCTCGACGAGGCCGCGGTGAGAGGGTGA
- a CDS encoding alpha/beta hydrolase, which translates to MPEIAVAGETVHFQDSVKASPHTVVFLHGAGGSHHTFRDQWAGLKGTVRIVIPDLPGHARSGGSPRETVSAYAEWVGEFARELGLSKIVLAGHSMGGAIALQSLLDGVPGIEALVLIGSGARLKIAPAVFEGISSRYREFAPELVGWMLSSAPASELRDDVVADVLSTRPEAFLADFRACNGFDAMSRLGEVRVPTLVVNGDDDRLTPLKYGQYLATNIDGAVLKIVHGAGHLAMLEKPTEVNAVIAAFIHSLEG; encoded by the coding sequence ATGCCCGAGATCGCCGTCGCAGGGGAGACCGTCCACTTCCAGGACAGCGTGAAGGCGAGCCCGCACACGGTGGTGTTCCTCCACGGGGCGGGAGGCTCCCACCACACCTTCCGCGACCAGTGGGCGGGCTTGAAGGGGACCGTGCGCATCGTGATCCCGGATCTTCCCGGCCACGCCCGGAGCGGGGGCTCTCCCCGGGAGACGGTTTCCGCCTACGCGGAGTGGGTCGGGGAGTTCGCGCGGGAGCTGGGGCTGTCGAAGATCGTACTGGCCGGCCACTCCATGGGGGGGGCGATCGCGCTCCAGTCCTTGCTGGACGGGGTTCCGGGGATCGAGGCGCTCGTCCTGATCGGTTCCGGGGCGCGCCTGAAGATCGCGCCGGCGGTGTTCGAGGGGATCTCCTCCCGGTACCGGGAGTTCGCGCCGGAGCTCGTGGGGTGGATGCTCTCCTCCGCACCCGCCTCCGAGCTGCGCGACGACGTCGTGGCCGACGTCCTCTCCACCCGGCCGGAGGCCTTCCTCGCCGACTTCCGCGCGTGCAACGGGTTCGACGCGATGAGCCGCCTCGGAGAGGTCCGCGTCCCGACGCTCGTGGTGAACGGGGACGACGACCGGCTGACGCCGCTCAAGTACGGGCAATACCTCGCGACGAACATCGACGGGGCCGTGCTCAAGATCGTCCACGGCGCCGGCCACCTCGCCATGCTCGAGAAGCCCACCGAGGTCAACGCGGTCATCGCCGCGTTCATACACTCCCTCGAGGGGTAA
- a CDS encoding (Fe-S)-binding protein gives MKTVGREIMWNLPHEAAVVMYSLLAVLLLVVAWGAWTRVEAYRRGRAEREDRFDGLRGRLLDVFRLALGQRRVLDRKFGGLVHLCIFSAFIVLFIVTCLVAVEYDFGVMILDGNFYIVFKLFAETFGALLLLGVAGALVRRALFRPEGLTRDNDDLLQLLLIGAIGVTGFLIETSRIAATHPAIAPVSYVSNALAPLLFGGMPLSEILSVHRALWWAHLLIAFGFLGSIPFTKMIHMGTGTASVFLRTSRPKGALQPIPDIEEEEKPGVLAVEDFSWKQLLSADGCTKCGRCQDECPAYAAEMPLSPRDVVLKTKEQLGADIRCGLVPSAASIDKSTGKRIVPDFAREVLTPEEIWACTTCRACMQACPVLIEHIDMIVDVRRGYVASSKIPDTVRTALRKMGDTGNPWGLPQDDRIAWAAGVDVPFAADGKEFEYLYWVGCAGAYDPRNQKVTRAIVSLLNRAGVSYATLGSEEMCCGESARRMGEEGLFQLGMVEMVKELFAGYKVRKVITQCPHCFNTFRNEYPQFGVNVEVIHHSVLIRDLVAQGKLVPRKANNLALAFHDSCYLGRHNDVFDAPREALGAIPGISLNEMERNRERGFCCGAGGGGMWMESPGKRINHLRFDQAMRTGSNAVGSACPYCLIMFDDAIKFNNLEDSVQAKDVAELVAESI, from the coding sequence ATGAAGACGGTCGGCCGGGAAATCATGTGGAACCTGCCGCACGAGGCGGCGGTCGTTATGTACTCCCTCCTGGCGGTGCTCCTGCTGGTCGTCGCCTGGGGCGCGTGGACCCGGGTCGAGGCGTACCGCAGGGGCCGTGCGGAGCGGGAGGACCGGTTCGACGGCCTCCGAGGACGACTGCTCGACGTTTTCCGGCTCGCCCTCGGGCAACGGCGGGTGCTCGACCGGAAGTTCGGCGGGCTGGTCCACCTGTGCATCTTCTCGGCGTTCATCGTCCTGTTCATCGTCACGTGCCTCGTGGCGGTGGAGTACGACTTCGGGGTGATGATCCTCGACGGGAATTTCTACATCGTCTTCAAGCTGTTCGCGGAGACGTTCGGGGCGCTGCTCCTTCTCGGCGTCGCGGGCGCCCTCGTGCGCCGCGCCCTCTTCCGTCCGGAAGGGCTGACGCGCGATAACGACGACCTGCTGCAGCTCCTCCTGATCGGCGCGATCGGCGTCACCGGCTTCCTGATCGAGACGTCCCGGATCGCGGCCACGCACCCCGCGATCGCCCCGGTCTCCTACGTCAGCAACGCCCTCGCGCCGCTCCTGTTCGGCGGGATGCCGCTTTCGGAGATCCTCTCCGTCCACCGTGCGCTGTGGTGGGCCCATCTCCTGATCGCCTTCGGTTTCCTCGGCTCGATCCCGTTCACGAAGATGATCCACATGGGGACCGGGACGGCGAGCGTCTTCCTCCGCACGTCCCGCCCGAAGGGGGCGCTCCAGCCGATCCCGGACATCGAGGAGGAGGAGAAGCCCGGCGTCCTGGCGGTCGAGGATTTCTCCTGGAAGCAGCTCCTCTCGGCCGACGGATGCACCAAGTGCGGGAGGTGCCAGGACGAGTGCCCCGCCTACGCCGCGGAGATGCCGCTGTCGCCGCGCGACGTGGTCCTCAAGACGAAGGAGCAGCTCGGCGCCGACATCCGGTGCGGCCTCGTGCCGTCCGCGGCGTCGATCGACAAGTCCACGGGGAAGCGGATCGTCCCCGACTTCGCCCGCGAGGTGTTGACCCCGGAGGAGATCTGGGCGTGCACCACCTGCCGTGCGTGCATGCAGGCGTGCCCCGTCCTGATCGAGCACATCGACATGATCGTCGACGTCCGCCGCGGGTACGTCGCCTCCTCGAAGATCCCCGACACCGTGCGGACCGCGCTCCGGAAGATGGGCGACACGGGGAACCCGTGGGGGTTGCCGCAGGACGACCGGATCGCCTGGGCCGCGGGGGTGGACGTCCCGTTCGCCGCGGACGGGAAGGAGTTCGAATACCTGTACTGGGTGGGGTGCGCCGGGGCGTACGACCCGAGGAACCAGAAGGTCACCCGGGCGATCGTGTCGCTCCTCAACCGCGCGGGGGTGAGTTACGCCACCCTCGGGTCCGAGGAGATGTGCTGCGGCGAATCGGCGCGCCGGATGGGAGAGGAGGGGCTCTTCCAGCTCGGGATGGTCGAAATGGTGAAGGAGCTGTTCGCCGGCTACAAGGTGAGGAAGGTGATCACCCAGTGCCCGCACTGCTTCAACACCTTCCGCAACGAGTACCCGCAGTTCGGCGTGAATGTCGAGGTCATCCACCACTCCGTCCTGATCCGGGACCTCGTCGCGCAGGGGAAGCTCGTGCCGCGGAAGGCGAACAACCTCGCGCTGGCGTTCCACGACTCGTGCTATCTCGGCCGGCACAACGATGTCTTCGACGCCCCCCGCGAGGCGCTGGGCGCCATTCCGGGAATCTCCCTGAACGAGATGGAGCGGAACCGGGAGCGCGGATTCTGCTGCGGGGCGGGCGGCGGCGGGATGTGGATGGAGTCGCCGGGGAAGCGGATCAACCACCTGCGCTTCGACCAGGCGATGCGGACCGGTTCGAACGCCGTGGGGTCCGCGTGCCCCTACTGCCTCATCATGTTCGACGACGCGATCAAGTTCAACAACCTCGAGGATTCGGTGCAGGCGAAGGACGTCGCCGAGCTGGTCGCGGAGTCGATTTAG
- a CDS encoding ADP-ribosylglycohydrolase family protein has product MKKRLKTLGFPSLRRFHADRPGLRLSYEVLRQVVYTDHVPRPETLFRILESMQFSSSQIRKICGMHYGDYLPIHSAAASDTPVLASSPKEFPGNQDPPPDEAGGATPLEEPGEIVSRLRAALPRIPVPGNEDFWEMAQSMARIAEQKVRRASARHAEQPFLFAGEPEAIYQFLVRRNRIPAFLSRGENLSLSFVDGIDYRDRFLGAMLGSAIGEMLGTVTLGLTSRDVQELYGEPSELPAIQPARGAGAAAPASPLLAVSLSLLPDGLLDPGKTADALARAVRRDDSPGLLGFARNLLERGLPWHEAGEIQPEGTPGVFVLPLVLLRAGNFRRLKLEAGILASLSHPHPAAIAAAIAQACAVARTLHSVPGSLDVLSFPRALSPVIAGIEPERGSKPRTGRAAPTVGRKLGAELPALLLRRAPVNEMQEELGNGAAAHEGIPFALGCFLRSPGDFAGAVLPAVGQGGDARSIAAMAGALSGAYVGASGIPERFLSSLPCREGFSDAAERLLALSRREG; this is encoded by the coding sequence TTGAAGAAACGATTGAAAACGTTGGGATTTCCGTCGCTGCGGAGGTTCCACGCGGATCGCCCCGGTCTCCGGCTGAGCTACGAGGTTCTTCGGCAGGTGGTCTACACGGATCATGTCCCGCGGCCGGAAACATTGTTCCGCATCCTTGAATCCATGCAGTTCTCATCGAGCCAGATCCGGAAGATCTGCGGAATGCACTACGGAGACTACCTGCCCATCCATTCGGCCGCGGCATCGGACACCCCCGTCCTCGCCTCCTCTCCGAAGGAGTTCCCCGGAAACCAGGATCCTCCGCCGGACGAAGCGGGGGGCGCGACGCCGCTCGAGGAACCCGGGGAGATCGTTTCCCGCCTTCGCGCCGCCCTGCCCCGGATACCGGTCCCGGGCAACGAGGATTTCTGGGAGATGGCGCAGTCGATGGCGCGGATCGCGGAGCAGAAGGTGCGCAGGGCCTCCGCGCGGCACGCGGAGCAGCCGTTCCTGTTCGCCGGGGAACCCGAGGCGATCTACCAGTTCCTCGTCCGAAGGAACCGGATCCCCGCGTTCCTGTCCCGGGGGGAGAACCTCTCCCTCTCGTTCGTGGACGGGATCGACTACCGGGACCGGTTCCTCGGAGCGATGCTCGGGTCCGCCATCGGGGAAATGCTGGGAACCGTCACCCTGGGGCTGACATCCCGGGACGTGCAGGAGCTGTACGGCGAACCGTCGGAGCTGCCGGCGATCCAGCCGGCGCGGGGAGCGGGGGCGGCCGCGCCGGCCTCTCCCCTGCTCGCGGTTTCCCTCTCCCTCCTTCCCGACGGGCTGCTGGACCCCGGAAAGACGGCCGATGCGCTGGCCCGCGCGGTCCGGCGGGACGATTCGCCGGGGCTGCTCGGGTTCGCGAGGAACCTTCTCGAGCGCGGGCTTCCGTGGCACGAAGCCGGTGAAATCCAGCCGGAGGGGACGCCGGGCGTCTTCGTCCTCCCGCTGGTCCTGCTTCGGGCGGGAAACTTCCGCCGACTGAAGCTCGAGGCGGGGATCCTGGCCTCGCTGTCGCACCCGCACCCGGCGGCGATCGCGGCGGCGATCGCACAGGCGTGCGCGGTCGCGCGCACCCTTCACTCGGTCCCGGGTTCGCTGGACGTGCTCTCCTTTCCCCGGGCCCTCTCCCCGGTGATCGCCGGAATCGAGCCGGAACGGGGGTCCAAGCCGAGGACGGGACGGGCGGCCCCGACCGTCGGGCGGAAACTGGGCGCGGAGCTGCCGGCGCTTCTCCTGCGCCGCGCCCCGGTCAACGAGATGCAGGAAGAGTTGGGCAACGGAGCCGCGGCCCACGAAGGGATCCCTTTCGCCCTGGGGTGCTTTCTCCGTTCCCCGGGGGATTTCGCCGGCGCCGTGCTGCCGGCGGTCGGGCAGGGAGGGGACGCGCGCTCCATCGCGGCGATGGCCGGGGCGTTGTCCGGGGCGTACGTCGGCGCGTCCGGGATCCCGGAACGGTTCCTGTCGTCCCTTCCGTGCCGTGAAGGATTTTCGGATGCGGCGGAGCGCCTCCTGGCGCTTTCCCGCCGCGAAGGGTGA
- a CDS encoding TetR/AcrR family transcriptional regulator: protein MPRRSPKNGADKRDRILRAAIRIFSQKGFFNSKVAEIARASGVADGTIYLYFRNKDDLLISLFEEKMGEVVSDVRRRIAAGNGALGRLKIFIDNHMDLLEREAGLIEVIQVELRQSSKFLKDYTPVKFFDYLEVISDILEEGKREGVFRSDLNVGVARRVVFGAMDELSRTYILSKKPKYHPSVTADEVYRILSEGLRSPGVAAAGG from the coding sequence ATGCCCAGGCGGAGTCCGAAAAACGGTGCGGACAAGCGGGATCGGATCCTTCGCGCCGCCATCCGGATCTTTTCACAAAAAGGGTTCTTCAACTCCAAGGTGGCGGAGATCGCCCGCGCGTCGGGCGTGGCCGACGGGACCATCTACCTCTACTTCCGGAACAAGGACGACCTGCTGATATCCCTTTTCGAGGAGAAGATGGGGGAGGTCGTATCCGACGTCCGCCGGCGGATCGCCGCCGGGAACGGCGCTCTCGGGAGGCTCAAGATCTTCATCGACAACCACATGGACCTTCTGGAGCGCGAGGCCGGGCTGATCGAGGTGATCCAGGTGGAGCTCCGGCAGAGCAGCAAGTTCCTGAAGGACTACACCCCCGTCAAGTTCTTCGACTACCTCGAGGTCATCAGCGACATCCTCGAGGAGGGGAAGCGGGAAGGCGTCTTCCGGTCCGACCTGAACGTGGGGGTCGCCCGCAGGGTCGTCTTCGGCGCGATGGACGAGCTCTCGCGCACGTACATCCTTTCGAAGAAGCCGAAGTACCACCCGTCCGTCACCGCGGACGAAGTGTACCGGATCCTCTCCGAAGGGCTCCGCTCTCCGGGCGTGGCGGCCGCGGGCGGCTAA